The following are from one region of the Juglans regia cultivar Chandler chromosome 10, Walnut 2.0, whole genome shotgun sequence genome:
- the LOC108985472 gene encoding uncharacterized protein LOC108985472: MADGQHDAQPRTLKDYVRPVVNDNYSGIRRQTINANNFELKPALISMVQQAHFCGSPLDDPNIHLAMFLEICDTVKINGVTGDTIRLRLFPFSLRDKARDLIRRCPQHGLPDWLQVQMFYNGLNGQTRTIVDAVSGGTLMSKTAEGATYLLEEMTSNNYQWPIERSIAKKVAGIHELEPLAALVAQVATLSHQILALTTQRIRQSAEYVAAASMTVPSNEARQEQVQYINNRNYNYRGNPIPNYYHLGLRNHENLSYSNTKNVLQPQPPPGFDSQLSEKKMSLEVAKISFV; this comes from the exons ATGGCTGACGGACAACATGATGCACAGCCACGCACCTTGAAGGATTATGTACGGCCAGTTGTGAATGACAACTACTCGGGTATAAGACGCCAGACCATTAATGCTAATAATTTTGAGCTCAAACCAGCCTTGATCAGCATGGTGCAACAAGCCCATTTTTGTGGATCGCCACTTGATGatcccaatattcatttggcGATGTTCTTGGAGATTTGTGACACTGTAAAGATAAATGGTGTTACTGGAGACACTATTAGACTgagattatttcctttctctttgaggGACAAGGCAAGAG atttgattcgaCGCTGCCCTCAACATGGATTGCCGGATTGGTTGCAAGTTCAAATGTTCTACAATGGGTTAAATGGGCAAACTCGAACCATAGTTGATGCTGTTTCTGGTGGAACTTTGATGTCAAAGACAGCTGAGGGTGCTACctatcttttggaagaaatgacctcaaacaactatcaatggcCAATTGAAAGATCTATAGCTAAAAAAGTTGctgggattcatgaattggagCCATTAGCAGCCCTTGTAGCTCAAGTTGCTACTCTATCCCATCAGATTTTAGCTTTGACAACCCAAAGGATAAGACAAAGCGCAGAATATGTTGCAGCTGCAAGTATGACAGTTCCGAGTAATGAAGCGAGGcaagaacaagttcaatacaTCAACAATCGGAACTACAACTATCGTGGAAATCCTATACCAAATTATTACCATCTAGGGCTTCGAAATCATGAGAATTTGTCTTATAGTAATACAAAGAATGTGTTGCAACCTCAACCTCCTCCAGGATTTGATAGTCAATTAAGCGAGAAGAAGATGTCACTTGAGGTTGCCAAGATTTCCTTTGTTTAA